The proteins below come from a single Xiphophorus couchianus chromosome 20, X_couchianus-1.0, whole genome shotgun sequence genomic window:
- the snrpe gene encoding small nuclear ribonucleoprotein E: MAYRGQGQKVQKVMVQPINLIFRYLQNRSKIQVWLYEQVNMRIEGCIIGFDEYMNLVLDDAEEIHMKTKNRKPLGRIMLKGDNITLLQSVSN; the protein is encoded by the exons ATGGCGTACAGAGGACAAGGACAGAAGGTCCAGAAGGTTATGGTGCAGCCCATT AACCTCATTTTCAGATACCTGCAGAAT CGTTCCAAAATCCAGGTGTGGCTGTATGAGCAGGTCAACATGCGGATAGAGGGATGCATTATT GGCTTTGATGAGTACATGAACCTGGTTCTGGATGATGCTGAGGAAATCCACATGAAGACCAAGAACAGAAAGCCACTGG GGAGGATCATGTTGAAAGGAGACAACATTACGCTGCTGCAGAGCGTGTCCAACTAG